The Enterobacter asburiae genomic sequence CGGTGGATTGACCATTGCCTTGCATGATGTTGAATTTATTAAGTGGAAGGTTACCGTTATTTATGCGTTGTTTGCAGCAGCGTTACTGTTCAGTCAATGGTTCATGAAAAAGCCCCTGATCCAGAGCATGTTAGGTAAAGAACTAACGCTGCCGCAGGTTGTCTGGTCGCGTCTGAATACCGCGTGGGCAATCTTCTTTATACTTTGCGGTCTCGCTAATATCTATATCGCCTTCTGGCTGCCGCAGGATATCTGGGTCAACTTTAAGGTCTTTGGCCTGACCGCGCTGACGCTTATCTTCACGCTGTTAAGCGGCGTATACATCTATCGTCATATGCCCCAGGATGACAACCACTGATTAACGACTGACCAGAACGTCTACGACAGGCGTTCTGGTCTATTCTCTCCGCTGTGAAATCATAGTAGCATCCCGCCTGAAGTCTTCCGTTACGAGTTAAAACAATGACAACAAATAACGCCCCGCAGGGCGAACTGGTTTTACGCACACTGGCAATGCCCGCTGACACCAATGCCAATGGCGATATTTTTGGCGGCTGGCTGATGTCGCAGATGGATATGGGCGGCGCAATTCTGGCAAAAGAGATTGCCCACGGGCGCGTGGTGACTGTGCGAGTGGACGGCATGACCTTCCTGCGCCCGGTTGCGGTGGGAGATGTGGTTTGCTGCTACGCGCGCTGCGTCAAACGCGGCAACACATCTATTTCAATCAACATCGAAGTATGGGTTAAGAAAGTCTCGTCGGAACCCATTGGGCAGCGTTATAAGGCCACCGAAGCGCTGTTTATTTATGTTGCAGTGGATAGCGAGGGTAAACCTCGTCAACTTCCGCAGGCCTGATCGACAGGCAAAAAAAAGCCTCCATCAGGAGGCTTTTTTTATTCCATCTGCGCCCCGCCGTTCAGGCGGAAAACAATATTCACAATCAGTCCGCTGCCCGGTTTTCCGGCTTCATAGCGCCATCTGCGCATCGCCGATTTCACTTCGCGCTCAAACATATTAGAAGGCTGAGCGGACAATATTTCCACGTTATCCACGCGGCCATCGGCAGTGACGTCAAATTTAACCCGTACGCGGCCTTCAATACGTAAGGCCTGCGCTCGCGCCGGATACTGAGGCTGGTTGCGACTCAGCGCGCGCGGGCCCGCCGGGGCACTGACTGTCGGCTTAGGCGCTGTTGCGGTGTTATTCATCACCGGACGCGAAGGCGCCGCATTCTCGACCGTCCGGGTCGCGCGCGGTTCAACCGGACGTTCCTCGCGTTTTGGACGCTCCTCGACCTTATTAACCGGCTTTGGCTTCGGCTTAGGTTTTGGCTTCGGTTCAGGCTTGTGGATCACTACCGGCGCTTCCTTCGGTGGCGCCGGAACAGGCTCGGGCTCTGGCTCTGGTTCAGCCACCGGCTGCGGTGGCGGAGGTGCAACCTGCGGCGGTTCGAGATCCGCTGGCGATACCATCGTCACCGAAATCGGCTGCGCGGGCGCGGGCATTTCAATAACCTGATGAACCGAGGTATACAGCAAACCCGCCACAACAGCACCGTGAATCACGACAGAAAGCAGCGTCGGCCAGGGAAAGCGGCGAGGTAAATCAAGGGTCATCGAAGTCATAATCATCAACGTTAAAAAACCGAACACTGATTTTAAATGCAAATAGCAATCATATTCAATAATACACTTTGTTCTGACGCAACTTTAGCGCATGAGAGGCCAAAAAAGGCGC encodes the following:
- a CDS encoding septation protein A, which produces MKQLLDFLPLAVFFAVYKLYDIFAATKALIVVTAVVLIYSWIRYRKVEKMALITFILVAVFGGLTIALHDVEFIKWKVTVIYALFAAALLFSQWFMKKPLIQSMLGKELTLPQVVWSRLNTAWAIFFILCGLANIYIAFWLPQDIWVNFKVFGLTALTLIFTLLSGVYIYRHMPQDDNH
- the yciA gene encoding acyl-CoA thioester hydrolase YciA; this translates as MTTNNAPQGELVLRTLAMPADTNANGDIFGGWLMSQMDMGGAILAKEIAHGRVVTVRVDGMTFLRPVAVGDVVCCYARCVKRGNTSISINIEVWVKKVSSEPIGQRYKATEALFIYVAVDSEGKPRQLPQA
- the tonB gene encoding TonB system transport protein TonB; its protein translation is MTLDLPRRFPWPTLLSVVIHGAVVAGLLYTSVHQVIEMPAPAQPISVTMVSPADLEPPQVAPPPPQPVAEPEPEPEPVPAPPKEAPVVIHKPEPKPKPKPKPKPVNKVEERPKREERPVEPRATRTVENAAPSRPVMNNTATAPKPTVSAPAGPRALSRNQPQYPARAQALRIEGRVRVKFDVTADGRVDNVEILSAQPSNMFEREVKSAMRRWRYEAGKPGSGLIVNIVFRLNGGAQME